The genomic interval ATGAGCGCGGACACTACCAACCGACTGCGTCGTCATCGGCGGCTGGCCCTTGAGCCGGTGGCGTGGGCAGTCACGAGTAAGCCGGTATCTGCCGAATTTCTCTAATTTCGCGCACTTTTACCGTTTACACGGGGGCGGTAGCGTCTGTGCGCGCGCCTTTCGCCGGGAAAACTGCCAAGTTTCCGTGGGTTGGCCGATAAGGTCGCCTGAAAAATATCAGGCGCAAAACAGGCCGGAAACACGCTCCAAACACGCCATTATGAGGCCCCTAGCAGGACGCGAGTACGCCGCCATTAGGCGCCCTTCACGCGTCATCTGGGCGGCGCACGGCGGCAATCCCCTTCCCTATGACGCCAACTTGCGCGCGGCGGATATTTTGCTACCCTAAAAAGGGCTGATTAACGGGTTTGGGCAGTGGAGCAACGCAGTTTCGGCCGCGGTCAGGTGGAATGGGCGCTGTGGCGCGCCGTCCATGGCGTTAATTGGCGCAACCAGCCCGTACCAAAGGCTTTTCTGACGCGCATCAAGCGATTGCTCGAAATCGACCGCGATCCGGCGCTGATCGACGATGTCGAAGTTCCCCCAACGGCGGAATACGCATTCGCACCGCCGCCAGATGAAAGCGCCGAGTCCAGCTACACCTTGGCCGATGCGGTCTGCCTGGCCGTTGCGCTCGACCTCTTGGACGCTGGCTTCAAGCAGCGCGAGATCGTGGTGCGGATGCGCTATCTCCGCCCGGACCTTGAAAAGCGTCTGCGCAAGCTGATTTCGCTACCCCCGCCGCTCACCCTAAAGCGCCTGAAGGACGACCACAGAAGCTTCATCGTGCTGGGCCAAGTTGAGATGACGGAAATGTACCCCGTCGCCACCAGCCGGCGCATCAAGGGTCCAATCCTGCTTGAGCCGGTCTTTTGCGATGGCCTGTCCGGACTCACACAACATCTTGAGAAATTGATGCCGATGCAGCGCCGCGTCGCTGTGATCGTCGAGATCGCTGGATTGGCCCATGCCGTCTCGGGCGCGCTTGAGCGGGCTCCCGTCATCCGCCGCGGTCGTCCCAAAAACTGAAATAGAGGGCTAGGCGCCATTTTCATGCACACCTATATTCAACCCTTATTGGGGTTATATTATGCAAACGTCCTCTCTCCAAATCTTGGAAAGCGCCGTCGAGCTGCGGCCGATCGAATCGCTCAAGCCGTATGGGCGCAATGCGCGCATTCATCCAAAGCGGCAGACCAAAAAGCTCGCGGCTGCAATCACCGAATTTGGCTTTCTTATCCCAGTACTGATCGACGAGGATGGCTGCGTTCTAGCGGGTCATGCGCGCATTGCGGCGGTGAAGATGCTGGGCTGGACGGAAGTGCCAACACTTCTAGCGTCCCACCTCACACCCGCGCAAAAGCGCGCCTTTATCCTGGCCGACAATCGGCTCGCGGAAGACGCGGTTTGGGACAAAGAAGTCCTGGTGCTTGAGCTCAAGGACCTGCTCGATGAAGCATATGAGCTCGACGCCACAGGCTTTGAAATCGCCGAGATGGACTCGCTGTTCGATGAAGCGAACGAAAAGCGAGCGCCAGATCCAGACCGCGCCGACGAAACTCCGCCCCTGCCCGCACCCGGCGCGTGCGTCAGCCGGCCTGGAGATTTGTGGCTACTCGGTGATCACCGCCTTTATTGCGGCAACGCGCTTGAAGAGGTCTCCTTCAGAGCGCTGATGGCCGACGAACTGGCGGCGCTGATTTTCACAGACCCGCCTTTCAACGTGCCCGTTGCCCATGTCAGCGGCCTGGGCAAGCACCAGCATCGTGAATTTCCGATGGCGATCGGCGAAATGTCGCCGGCTGAGTTCAAAGTCTTTCTCGCGACCGCTTTCGGCCGCATGGCCGTGTATTCCAAAGATGGCGCCATTCATTTCGTCTGCATGGACTGGCGCCATATGGGCGAAATTATCGCCGCCGGTGCGGAAGTTTACACCGAACTGAAGAATCTCATCGTTTGGGCCAAATCGAATGGCGGCATGGGCACTTTTTACCGCTCACGCCACGAATTGATTTTCGCGTTCAAGCACGGCACGGCGCCGCACACCAATAATTTTGAGCTTGGTCAGACCGGGCGTTACCGCACCAACATCTGGGAATATGCCGGCGCCAACGCGTTTGGCGCGGCGCGTGACGCCGAAATCGCCATGCACCCAACGGTCAAGCCCGTTGCGCTGATCGTTGACGCCATCAAGGATTGCTCGAAGCGCGGCGAGATTGTGCTCGATGCGTTTGGCGGCTCTGGCTCAACGCTGATCGCCGCGGAAAAGACCGGCCGCCGTGCGCGGCTCATAGAACTCGACCCAGCCTATTGTGACACCATTGTCCGTCGCTGGCAGAATTTCACCGGCAAGCGCGCCCTGCATGCCGGCGAAAACCGCGCGTTTGAAGACATCGAAGAAGCGCGCGCTTCATCAACCCAGGGCAATGAAAGGAACGCAGAATGCGTTCTCGAAAAGTAAAACGTGACAAGGGCGGCCGCTGGCAGAAAGGCACGCCTTCCCCCAACTCCAAGGGCAGGCCAAAGCGGAAGAAGCCGGCAAGGCCTTTCGATCTAACCGACCCTCGTGATTTCTTGAATCAGCAAGTGGTTATGAAAGATGGCACCACGAAATTCCGCGGGGAGCTGCTCCAGCTGAAGATCTTTGAAGACGCGATGAAAGGCAAAGTGACCAATCAGCGTTATCTGCAAAAACGTTTCGATGAAGCTATGACGGCCAGCGCCTGGCTGAGCTTTGAGTATGGCCAACTTGTGCTGAAGTGGATCATCAATAACGAGAACCTTGCGGATCCGAACTATAAGGTGCCGCCAGATCTTGTTTCACTAATGAGCCGATGGCACGTGCTTCTGCACCGGGAAAACCCAGAGCAATTTCCCGATCATATGACGCCAGAACATATGATCGACGTTTTTCGAGAGCGGCATTGGCGCAAGAAAAAACAGGCCGCGCGCCGATGAGAGAGTGCTTCAGCTAGATGTTCAATATCGTCCATGAGCGCAGCCCACTTGCTAGCCGGCCTCTCGCGAAAGCGAGGGGCCGGCGCTTTTCCGTGCCAATGGACTAATCCAGCGCGGGCTTATCGCTTCGGGCGAGCTCGATTGCCCGCTGTTGATCTATTTCTAGCATCTCCGCGCAACACACCGCTGGACCGGGATGTGACGATGAGAGGGTTTACGTTAATCGCCGCGTGGGCAGCGCTTGTCGGACTTGCCGCATGGAGCGTTACTCTGTGGGACGTTCCAAGCGCACCCACCGCTCAGATTGAGGCCACCGACGTAACAAAGCCGCTGCACGTGAGTTCGCCCACCGTGACTAGCCGTCGAACCACCCGCGACCGCGATTGCCGCGACTTCTCGACCCATTCTCAGGCGCAAGCATTCTTTGAGAGCGAAGGCTTAGGAGATCCGCACTTGCTGGACGGTGACGGCGACGGAATTGCCTGTGAACGGTTGCCGTAAGCTGGTCTCTAAAACCCACGTGCAAGACGGATCACCCGATCAGGCTTGCAACAAAGCGCGCTTTTGCGCCTCAAACTCATCTCGAGACAAAAATCCCCGATCGACCAGGCCAGCGAGCCGTTCAAGCTCGCTCGCCACGCCGCCTGTGGGCGCGGGCGCTGCCGACGCAACAAGTCGTCTCTCCATCTCGGCTCGGAGGGTTTCGAATGTATTCTGCTGGCTGCGTTCAAACAGAACAGCGTTTTCGTCCTTGGTCGCTTCGAGAATTCCACCTGGCCGGTCGAAACCGCCAAGAAGACTGAACTGAATGTAGCCCGCCATGAAACCCGACGCCGGCCTAAACTGGACCGACGTAACATTTGAGACGGGGATGACCTTTTCCCCCTGGAGGCCCTTTGTCATAGCGCTCGCCCAACCCTTGTGGCGAATTCTAAGCTGATCCCCATCCAGGGTGACCGAGCCGTTGGATCCCTCTGCGTGCATGTTCGTTCCTCGGGCCAATGTTGAACGTCTTGTCGTGCAAGGCGCAAACACGTGCACGCAGATCGCGAGCAGCCATCCAGATTTCGTCCGAGAATCCGCGGGCGATTAGCGCTTGGAGTGCGAAGCGATCGATAAGATGTCCATCGCCTAGTCTTTCAGGCTTCTGGCTTCGAGCCTTTCGCATTCCGCCCCGCCGCGTCAGAGAGCCGAGGGAGTAGCAGCGCCAAAGCGCTCAACACGAAATACACGCCAGCACCCCAGGCGGTCCAATTCTGTCTGAAAGCGAGCGCCAAACCTAAGAGCGCCAACGAAGTCCAAAGGTAGCACCACGTCATGCGTTCTTGTGACTGCTCAACAGCGGCGGCTTCGGCCTGTTGCTCCTCGGGGGTCAAGGCCGCGATACGGTCAGCTTCTTGCTTTGTGGCGAGCCATTGATTGTGGCGTTTGACAAGCTCAACGCACTCATGTGCGGAGACCGTTTTA from Terricaulis silvestris carries:
- a CDS encoding site-specific DNA-methyltransferase; its protein translation is MQTSSLQILESAVELRPIESLKPYGRNARIHPKRQTKKLAAAITEFGFLIPVLIDEDGCVLAGHARIAAVKMLGWTEVPTLLASHLTPAQKRAFILADNRLAEDAVWDKEVLVLELKDLLDEAYELDATGFEIAEMDSLFDEANEKRAPDPDRADETPPLPAPGACVSRPGDLWLLGDHRLYCGNALEEVSFRALMADELAALIFTDPPFNVPVAHVSGLGKHQHREFPMAIGEMSPAEFKVFLATAFGRMAVYSKDGAIHFVCMDWRHMGEIIAAGAEVYTELKNLIVWAKSNGGMGTFYRSRHELIFAFKHGTAPHTNNFELGQTGRYRTNIWEYAGANAFGAARDAEIAMHPTVKPVALIVDAIKDCSKRGEIVLDAFGGSGSTLIAAEKTGRRARLIELDPAYCDTIVRRWQNFTGKRALHAGENRAFEDIEEARASSTQGNERNAECVLEK
- a CDS encoding DUF5681 domain-containing protein: MRSRKVKRDKGGRWQKGTPSPNSKGRPKRKKPARPFDLTDPRDFLNQQVVMKDGTTKFRGELLQLKIFEDAMKGKVTNQRYLQKRFDEAMTASAWLSFEYGQLVLKWIINNENLADPNYKVPPDLVSLMSRWHVLLHRENPEQFPDHMTPEHMIDVFRERHWRKKKQAARR
- a CDS encoding excalibur calcium-binding domain-containing protein yields the protein MRGFTLIAAWAALVGLAAWSVTLWDVPSAPTAQIEATDVTKPLHVSSPTVTSRRTTRDRDCRDFSTHSQAQAFFESEGLGDPHLLDGDGDGIACERLP
- a CDS encoding DUF4429 domain-containing protein; this encodes MHAEGSNGSVTLDGDQLRIRHKGWASAMTKGLQGEKVIPVSNVTSVQFRPASGFMAGYIQFSLLGGFDRPGGILEATKDENAVLFERSQQNTFETLRAEMERRLVASAAPAPTGGVASELERLAGLVDRGFLSRDEFEAQKRALLQA